Genomic window (Argopecten irradians isolate NY chromosome 13, Ai_NY, whole genome shotgun sequence):
ATTTGATTTTGGGAATCAAGAATGGGATTTAAATTGTCATAAAATGTTCTTAGCACAGatacagattaaaaaaaaattctccaaATTCACGGAAAAAAAGTCTTGAAGTAAAGAATTAAATTGGTTTACATGAttgcatccttgatactccaggggttactacatgtatcatatatatatatcactgatgcCACATCCACTTCTGAACTACACTGAAAGCAACATAAGACATgaatttggtcctttgatgtacatgtacagcaaatcaaataacggtacactgtgattgactgtgtggctttgaagtcatgcgctctctctgtaatctccAAAGGATTGTGATAGGCCAGTTTTTTCTCCTAGGCTGcttccagttttactataaaatagtCCAGGGATacatggatataacatcagtgatagtaatccatGGAGCGCCGAGGATGACAGTATTGCATTGCTTGCTTTCCCATGCTGATGTTTCAGTCCATACATTGtaatttaacacattttttttatatttcagataTAAATTACAACGGAAAACTTCAAAGGAGGAGATAACCCATCAAAAGGATATAAATCATTTGAAGGTAACGAAGAGAGAATTCCCAACTTCCCAACAGCGCTACTGTTATTGGAAAATATTGATTGATGTCGATACAGCATACTTAATATCAGCTATATTGATTAAAGTAAAAATTCTCCAAAAGGAGATTCGACGAAACATTTGACTACAGACAAGTCATAAAAAATCTCCATGGAGAAATCTTTGCAAAGTGATACACCGACAATGGATAGATTAACCAATCAAAGTGGTTCTATAATAATGCGTACTGAAGAGAAGTCAAATGATGTGTGTGATACCAAAGACCAAACGCTACAGGCACACGGCatgacacatacaggagagaagccAAACGAATGCGATGTGCATGGTGAGGGATTTATCGTAGACCAAACAATACATGCACACATCATGGATATGATGGCACGTGCACATTCAGGAGTGAAACCAAACAAATGTGATGTGCGTGGTGAGGGATTTAACGAAGACGAAACGCTTCAAGTGCATGCAGGAGAGAAGATCAACCAAGGTGATTTGCGTGGTGAGGGATTTAACGAAGACCAATCGCTTCAGGCACATAGAGGAGAGAAGCCAACCGATTGTGATGTTCGTGGTGAAGGATTTAATGAAGACCAAACGCTACAGGTGCATGCAGGAGAGAAGTCAAATGAATGTGATGTGCGTAGTGGGGGTTTTAATAGAGACCAAATGCTACACGCTCATACAGGAGAGAAGCCAAATGAATGTGATGTGGGTGGTGAGGGATTTAATGGAGACCAAACCTTACAGGCACACATGATGGATATGATGGCACATGTAGGAGATAAACCGttcaaatgtgatgtctgtggtaaaggCTTTAGTACGGCGGTGAGTCTTAAGAGGCACAACAGCATTCATACAATGGATAAACCACACAAATGCGATTTCTGTGAGAAGGGATTTAGCCAGGCAAGTGCCCTACAGACACACatgaggacacatacaggagagaaaccttacacgTGTGACATTTGTGGAAAAGGGTTTAGCAGAAAGAACCTACACCAGAGGCATATACGAGCACATACAGGGGAGAGACCATTCGAATGTGATATCTGTGGTAAGGGCTTCAGCGACACAAGCTATCTACGGAAACATCTCAAGGTACATGCAAAAGAGAAGCAATACAAATGTGAAGTCTGTGGTAAGAGGTACGATCAGGCTGATTACTTAAATGCACATCTAAAAACGCACCAAGAAGAGACGTCTTACACGTGTGATATCTGTGGTAAGGTGTTGGGCAGGCCAGGTCTCATGAATCGACACCTCAGGATGCATACAGGAGAGAAGTCGTACGAGTGTGGTGTATGTGATAAGGAATTTGATACAGCGCAATTGCTAAAGAGACATTTCAGAACACACACGGGTGAGAAACcgtacaaatgtgatgtctgtgacAAGGGATTTAGCGAGTCAAGTACACTATATAAGCACAAGAGGGTACATACAGGAGAAAAGCCAttcaaatgtgaattttgtgaaAAGAGATTCACTCAGCTTGGGCCCCTACAAGTGCACAcaagaatacatacaggagagaaaccgtACAAATGTGaggtctgtggtaaggggtttggTCAGGGTAGTACCCTACATATGCACatgaggacacatacaggagaaaaaCCTTACACATGCGGCGTATGTGGAAAAGGATTTGGCAGGAATGATATTCTACAGAAACACGTAAGAGCACACACCGGAGAGAAACCATACATATGTGATGACTGTGGAAGGGCCTTTACTCAGGCAAGTTCGCTTTACAAGCACACCAAGACGCACGAACGAAACGCCTACATATGCAAGGTATATGGCAAAGAATTTGATAAGAATGAAACTGGACACAAGCGATTCAAAACATCAATGGCGGAAAAACGTACAACTATATTGTCTGTGGTTAGGGGCTTAGTCAGTCAGAAAACTTCaacaaacatttgaaaaaacaaaattcaacaaaCGTCTGAAAACGCAAACTTCAACAAACATCTAAAAACGCAAACTTCAACAAACGTCTGAAAACGCAAACTTCAACAAACGTCTGAAAACGCAAACTTCAACAAACGTCTAAAAACGCATCAAGGAGCGAAGTCTTATAAATACAAAAGGTTACATCTAAACTGCCTGGTAAAGGGCTTAGTCTGTCAGAAAACTTCAAGAAACATCTGAAACACATCAAGGAGCGAAGTCTTAAATACAAAAGCGTACATTTAAACTTTCTGGTTAGAGGCTTAATAATTTGTCAGTCAGAAAACTTCCAACAAACATCTGAAACCGCATCAAGCAGAGAAGTGTTATACAAAACTGTTCGACTATACTGTATGTGGTTAGGGGCTTAGTCAGTCAGAAAACTGTTAAACAAACATCTGAAAACGCATCAAGAGAGAAGTCAGCTCATACTGATATGAAATTCCCATCATATGATGGTGAAATTTAAAGCTCTCCATTGTCTTTGAAAGGGCACGAGGTGTCACATATGCTGTAGAGACTTTGCCCGGTATGCATGACTCAACGGAAGTTGAGCAACAATTTTTAACATCGACTGACATGGTTGGGAATGTGTTAATTTGAGTAAAAAACCTACCAATCAAGAAACATGTATTGAGACTACCATTGTGTATAAACAAACTCGTGAGACAACCGGTGTATGTGATTTAACTCGACATACTCTGATCTAGGCCGTCAATGTAAATGAGAAATCAACTAGTACTGCGGGATATGTGAATAAAGCTTGTAGTGACatcttatatttatttgatagcTAATCAAGACGATATAATGTAGCCAGTTTTAGCTTTATTTCtcttttatcaataaatatctatatgtatagatCCTGGTGTCTTGGGAATTGTTTTGCTGTTCAATTGATTTTTATAATTAGGCCACCATCATCTGATATGATGGGGGGTTATTCAAATTGTCTTTCGTCCTTGGTCTGTCGTACGTCGTCTGTTTTCTGGCATCTGTTGCCTTAGTAAGCAATGCTTGTTATGCTATTTCTTGAGAAGTACTCTACGGATATTTCTCCAATTCCATTGGTCCCTAAGAGTATCATGCTGATTTTAAAACTAAtcggaaaaacaatatggccaccaggcagccatcttggattttggcagttgatgttTTTTTACCGCATTTTCTCAAGAATTACTCAACAgatatctctcaaatttcacatgcatgATTCCCATGGTCCCTTAgagtgtcatgctgattttaAAACTGATCGGTAAAACAATGTGGCGGCCAGGCCgccatattgtattttgataacatatttaattttgttaccgctatttctcaaaaagtgctgaaaggatttgtctcaaatttcatgtgcaagTTCCCCTATGACAGTAGTTTTGAATActtcattttgggaccaatcggtgaacaagatggccgacagcccgccatcttggattttggtgatcgaagtttgttaccgatatttctcagaaagcacggAATacatctgtctcaaatttcatatgtatattcccctatggccctagttgtgcatatcgcATTCATTTTGGGACTGCCTGCAGGTCGCCATCTAGGATTTTAATAGTTGggagtttgttatcgctatttctcagaaagtattgaagcaATCTATCTCAAAtgtagtacagtacatgtatgttgtacgTGGTATGTAGTCAAAGTTTGAAATACAGAGAAATTATCCTAACATTGATCACTCTTTGGTAGCCACCAAGATCCTTATGGTCTCTCGTGTatgatattttcctttttttagcccatcatcatggcgggctattcaaatcgcctttcatccgtggtccgttgtccgtccgtccggccgagtggtaaagatgtaccgacatcgaatcacatgccctccacctctgggtcgcaattcgaatcctatgtggggcagttgtcaggtaatgacagctggtcggtggtttttctccgggtactccggctttcctccaccaacaaacctggacgttaaactaatcaaaccaaaccgtCCGTCCGTTAAAAAATCTTGTTATCGctacttctcagaaagtgctgaagggatctttcttaaatttcatatgtaggttcccctagagccctagttgagtaaaatgcattttgggaccaatcggtgaacaagatggccgccaggcagtcatcttagattttgatcgttaaaattttgttttcacaatttctcagaaaggactgaagggatctctGTCAAATtccatatgcaggttcccctatggccctagttatgcatattgcatttggaaaccaatcggtcaacaagatggccaccaggcatccatcttggattttgatagttaaagtttgttatcgcaatttctcagaaagtacagaaaggatcattctcaaatttcatttgtggATTCTTTTTCTTGGATTTTCACaactgaagtttgttaccgctatatctcagaaagtattgaagggatctctctcaaatttcatgtgcaggttcccctagttgtgcatattgcatcgATTGACAGGTATagccttcttggattttgattattgaagtttgttagtgttatatatctcaaaaagtactgaaaggatctttctcaaatttcatatgtagtaatatgtaccCGGTAGTAAAcgtttaaaaagcagagaaaagatcctctttccattgtcagacgtagatcattctttgattGGCGCAAGGATCCCTCTGGGATTATTAACTAAGTTATAAACTAATTTGAATGAAACTTACTTTTGTATTTAGACTTTCATTAGTAAGATCGAAAGAAGAACATTTTCGTTTATGGATACATTGTTCTAAGCAATAATATTGATTGCTATTTGACTTTGCTAATATGAATttgaaagatctcggacgagtttgaaaatcattaCGAgagtgatattaacccctgcGGAATTGAGTGTGTCATACCATGGTTTACCATAGTAAACTGAAAGGAAGTTCAGAGGAAATATTCTGAACCAATCAAAGGCCAACTAAAGTGTCCTTTTATTATAAGTATCATATATAGGTCTAGCACCTTATTTGTGTTAAACATGTGAAGCAACCTTTTACCCATTCCTGATACCCCAGGGTTTCTgatctggactatctcatagtaaaactggaggcatcataacagaacaggtaatttagtccctTTGATGCACATAacaatgtatttctggctattttttcatatagaaactatacatggccctgtgctGTAACTTTCAAAGAAATGTTTAAAGGCCTGTAACTGGTTCAGACTTGTTCCCTGAAGCTGCCTCAGGTTTCACGATGAGATTGTCCGGGAATGTAGAGATCACATATATGATGGGAACACCAGGAGTATCGAGGGTGATTTTACTTGTgtatttgtataacaacaaTTGTAATAAAAAGAAGAAAGTCTAGTTTCTGAAAATAACGTTAAAATTATGTCAACGTAATTAAGAAACATACCAAATGTCTCTctgaaaaaatatccaatttTTAGCCCAGCATCATCAGAtgatgggctattcaaatcgcctttcgtccgtggtctgtccgtccttccgtccgtccgtccttccgtccgttaacaattcttgttaccgctatttctcagaaagtgctgaagggatcttctTTTAATTTCAcacgtaggttcccctagagccctagttgtgcatattgcattttgggaccaatcggtcaacaagatggccgactggcgaccatcttggattttgatagttaaagtttgttaccgctatttctcagaaagtactgaaggaatttttctcaaatttcatatgtaggttcccctaggaccctagttgtgcatattgtattttgggaccgatcggtcaacaa
Coding sequences:
- the LOC138306383 gene encoding zinc finger protein 234-like isoform X2 encodes the protein MEKSLQSDTPTMDRLTNQSGSIIMRTEEKSNDVCDTKDQTLQAHGMTHTGEKPNECDVHGEGFIVDQTIHAHIMDMMARAHSGVKPNKCDVRGEGFNEDETLQVHAGEKINQGDLRGEGFNEDQSLQAHRGEKPTDCDVRGEGFNEDQTLQVHAGEKSNECDVRSGGFNRDQMLHAHTGEKPNECDVGGEGFNGDQTLQAHMMDMMAHVGDKPFKCDVCGKGFSTAVSLKRHNSIHTMDKPHKCDFCEKGFSQASALQTHMRTHTGEKPYTCDICGKGFSRKNLHQRHIRAHTGERPFECDICGKGFSDTSYLRKHLKVHAKEKQYKCEVCGKRYDQADYLNAHLKTHQEETSYTCDICGKVLGRPGLMNRHLRMHTGEKSYECGVCDKEFDTAQLLKRHFRTHTGEKPYKCDVCDKGFSESSTLYKHKRVHTGEKPFKCEFCEKRFTQLGPLQVHTRIHTGEKPYKCEVCGKGFGQGSTLHMHMRTHTGEKPYTCGVCGKGFGRNDILQKHVRAHTGEKPYICDDCGRAFTQASSLYKHTKTHERNAYICKVYGKEFDKNETGHKRFKTSMAEKRTTILSVVRGLVSQKTSTNI